From Flavobacterium sp. 102, a single genomic window includes:
- a CDS encoding tetratricopeptide repeat protein: protein MLSFQHKTTNTIVPILMIVLMIQYSKAQNNTIIKPYELSQKDYKYLSEATNSKDSLLSGIYAQSWLAKAKAEKNWKQMALAYRAIMYKADKNELMKYADSLLFAAKHTTDKGIIGTAYLTKGIMHYKQKEHAKALDNYLLADQYLSQTSDHYAIYKVKYGIANTKYYLGFYEEAISLFKECISYYEEENDLAYLTSLHAIGLCYTKIKKYDLSSYYNKLGLEKSKEYQNLEMIPYFNHSEGINQYFTKNYQTAISSLQKTVPEIHKKKDFANETVAWFYIGKSYWDLKKQKKAIPYFIKVDKAYTDHQYTRPDLRENYELLIDYYTKQQKPELQLKYINRLLEVDSTLNHNYKYLSNKVHKEYDTKKLLVAKEAIEQSLISYRKIGGITIAILVIAIALLYRHHLNKQKRMKQKFDEFIKEQTIKFQPPPQFPQENCDDLNPQLVETILKNLEEFETNHKYIEKDMSLSKLAAHLKTNKRYAYKVILTHRGKKTIEYITDLKINYILNLLKTQNKYRNYTNKALGEEAGFGSTQIFTKAFNKKMGMSPTFFIRELKKSQQEF, encoded by the coding sequence ATGCTATCATTTCAACACAAAACCACCAATACTATAGTTCCAATCTTGATGATTGTACTAATGATACAATACAGTAAAGCGCAAAACAATACCATTATTAAGCCATACGAACTCTCACAAAAAGACTATAAATATTTAAGCGAAGCGACCAATAGTAAAGACTCACTCCTATCCGGAATTTATGCCCAATCGTGGTTAGCCAAAGCCAAAGCGGAAAAGAACTGGAAGCAAATGGCACTCGCTTACAGAGCCATCATGTACAAAGCCGACAAAAATGAGCTGATGAAATATGCAGACAGCCTCCTTTTTGCAGCCAAGCATACCACCGATAAGGGCATCATCGGAACAGCTTACCTTACCAAAGGCATCATGCATTACAAACAAAAAGAACACGCAAAGGCACTAGACAACTATCTTCTTGCCGACCAATACCTTTCACAAACCTCCGACCACTATGCTATTTATAAAGTCAAATATGGTATAGCCAACACCAAATACTATTTGGGGTTCTATGAGGAAGCCATATCGCTGTTCAAGGAGTGTATAAGTTACTATGAAGAAGAAAATGATTTGGCTTACTTGACCTCGCTGCACGCCATTGGGCTGTGCTACACCAAAATCAAAAAGTACGATTTGAGTTCCTACTATAACAAATTGGGATTAGAAAAAAGTAAGGAATACCAAAACCTCGAAATGATACCCTATTTCAATCATTCCGAAGGCATCAACCAATACTTCACAAAGAACTACCAAACCGCCATTAGCAGTCTTCAAAAAACAGTACCGGAAATCCATAAAAAGAAAGACTTCGCCAACGAAACCGTAGCCTGGTTCTACATCGGAAAAAGTTACTGGGACTTAAAAAAGCAAAAGAAGGCTATTCCCTATTTCATCAAAGTAGACAAAGCCTACACAGACCACCAATACACCCGCCCCGACCTAAGAGAAAATTACGAGTTGCTAATTGACTATTACACCAAACAACAAAAACCCGAATTACAATTAAAATACATTAATCGGCTACTAGAGGTTGACAGCACCCTTAACCACAATTACAAATACCTTTCCAATAAAGTTCACAAAGAATACGACACAAAAAAGCTATTAGTGGCCAAAGAAGCAATAGAACAATCACTGATATCTTATAGAAAAATAGGAGGAATAACCATAGCTATTTTAGTTATAGCAATAGCGCTATTGTACAGACACCATCTAAACAAGCAAAAGCGCATGAAACAAAAATTCGACGAATTCATAAAGGAACAAACCATAAAATTCCAACCACCACCACAATTCCCTCAGGAAAACTGCGATGACCTTAACCCGCAATTGGTAGAAACCATCCTCAAAAACCTCGAAGAATTCGAAACAAACCACAAATACATCGAAAAAGACATGAGCCTGTCCAAACTGGCAGCACACCTAAAAACCAACAAAAGATACGCTTACAAAGTGATACTAACCCACCGTGGCAAAAAAACCATCGAATACATAACCGACCTAAAAATAAACTACATCTTAAACCTCCTAAAAACACAAAACAAATACCGCAACTATACCAACAAAGCCCTCGGCGAAGAAGCAGGCTTCGGCTCAACCCAAATCTTCACCAAAGCCTTCAACAAAAAAATGGGCATGTCACCCACCTTTTTCATTCGGGAACTAAAAAAATCCCAACAGGAGTTTTGA
- a CDS encoding LexA family transcriptional regulator, whose translation MSIFSDNLRYLRVKSGMTQQKIADELRIPRERYAKYEGTTDPPLDCLQKISRYFHVSIDLLLSFDIRRVPYENLIQLEENRILLPITVDSDGENRIEIVGAKAQAGYLAGYGDPEFIESLQRISLPFLTKGKYRAFPVTGDSMPPHKEGSFVVGEYVERISDIVDGKTYILITKNNGMSYKRLYIKGKDGVMAHSDNPIYEPYEVSFSDVLEIWRYACSIATQEFEKDDLGVMSVQDILQGIRQDFSALRTEFGQRKG comes from the coding sequence ATGTCTATATTTTCTGATAACCTAAGGTACCTGCGTGTCAAAAGTGGTATGACACAACAAAAAATAGCGGATGAATTGCGAATTCCGCGGGAACGATATGCCAAATATGAAGGAACTACTGACCCGCCATTGGATTGTCTGCAAAAGATTTCCAGGTACTTTCATGTTAGTATTGATTTATTGTTGTCTTTTGATATCCGGCGGGTGCCTTATGAGAATTTAATTCAATTGGAAGAAAACCGAATCTTACTTCCGATTACGGTTGACAGTGATGGTGAAAACAGAATTGAGATTGTTGGTGCCAAAGCTCAAGCCGGTTACTTGGCCGGTTATGGTGATCCTGAGTTTATTGAGAGCCTGCAACGCATTTCGCTACCCTTCTTGACCAAGGGAAAGTATCGTGCCTTTCCGGTTACCGGTGATTCGATGCCTCCACACAAGGAAGGCTCATTTGTAGTTGGTGAGTATGTAGAACGCATTAGTGATATTGTTGATGGGAAAACTTATATTCTAATCACTAAAAACAACGGCATGTCCTATAAAAGGTTGTATATAAAAGGCAAAGATGGTGTCATGGCACACTCTGACAATCCTATTTATGAGCCTTATGAAGTCTCATTTTCAGATGTATTGGAAATTTGGCGTTATGCCTGTAGCATAGCCACGCAGGAATTTGAGAAGGATGATTTAGGTGTAATGAGTGTGCAGGATATATTGCAAGGTATCAGACAGGATTTTTCGGCGTTGCGGACTGAGTTTGGGCAGAGAAAGGGATGA
- the dinB gene encoding DNA polymerase IV encodes MSRAIVHMDLDTFFVSCVRLENPQLNEIPLIVGGGERGVVASCSYEARYFGVRSAMPIRMAMQLCPQAKIVKGDMELFSKKSHEVTQIIEENSPLVEKASIDEFYLDITGMDKFYGCYKWTNELIHTITKETGLPISFALSVNKTVSKIATGEGKPKGNLEIPQNMVKPFLNPLSIRKIPMVGEVTFNLLSRLGIRNIEKLSETPAEVLQSMIGKNGLELWKKANGIDNTPVQPYTERKSLSTEHTYLQDTIDIKKVESLILGMVEKLAYQARAEQWLVSTLVIKIRYANFDTENLQRKIAYTACDHILSKIAIELFNKLYNRRMRIRLVGVSFTGLVRGTYQINMFEDTEEMVALYQALDKMKNRFGFQAVGRANAILKNTT; translated from the coding sequence ATGTCACGAGCCATTGTACACATGGATTTAGATACCTTTTTTGTCTCTTGCGTAAGACTGGAAAACCCTCAATTAAACGAGATTCCTCTAATCGTAGGTGGTGGCGAAAGAGGAGTCGTGGCATCCTGTTCTTATGAAGCAAGGTATTTTGGCGTGCGTTCCGCCATGCCAATTCGTATGGCAATGCAATTGTGTCCGCAAGCCAAAATTGTAAAAGGTGACATGGAATTGTTTTCAAAAAAATCCCATGAAGTAACCCAAATCATCGAAGAAAATTCACCACTGGTGGAAAAAGCTAGCATCGACGAATTCTATCTCGACATTACCGGTATGGATAAATTTTATGGCTGTTACAAATGGACAAACGAATTGATACATACCATCACCAAAGAAACCGGACTACCGATAAGTTTTGCATTATCCGTAAACAAAACGGTTTCCAAAATCGCTACCGGAGAAGGCAAACCCAAAGGCAATCTCGAAATTCCGCAGAACATGGTGAAGCCGTTTCTAAATCCATTATCCATTCGTAAAATCCCAATGGTAGGCGAAGTAACTTTCAATCTCCTTTCCAGACTCGGAATTCGTAATATCGAAAAGTTATCCGAAACTCCGGCGGAGGTGCTACAAAGTATGATAGGAAAAAACGGTCTCGAACTATGGAAAAAAGCCAACGGCATCGACAACACCCCGGTGCAACCCTATACCGAAAGAAAATCCCTTTCAACAGAACACACTTATCTACAAGACACCATCGACATCAAAAAAGTAGAATCATTGATTTTAGGCATGGTCGAAAAACTAGCTTATCAAGCGCGTGCCGAACAATGGTTAGTATCAACACTAGTCATCAAAATACGCTACGCCAACTTTGACACCGAGAATCTCCAAAGAAAAATCGCCTACACCGCCTGCGATCACATCTTGTCCAAAATAGCCATAGAATTATTCAACAAACTATACAACCGCCGCATGCGAATCAGATTAGTCGGAGTATCATTCACCGGCTTAGTCCGTGGCACCTACCAAATCAACATGTTCGAAGACACCGAAGAAATGGTAGCCCTATATCAGGCTTTAGACAAAATGAAAAACCGCTTCGGCTTCCAAGCCGTCGGCCGTGCCAACGCAATATTAAAAAACACAACTTAA
- a CDS encoding DNA polymerase III subunit alpha: MYLNCHSFHSLRFGTIPLNELVEQAVQYGVTAMALTDINTVTGIYDFIKACALVNIKPLVGIDFRNNGKQLFIGLAKNRKGIAEMNRIITNHNFENTLLPEQAPNFENVFVIYPLDNVPEELKENEFIGINAEQLPKLYNYVWKRRTLKMVILQSVTYRTKKEFNLHKILRAIDLNIIGSKLKDTDYCKVSEVMIPVNNLLEKFTDYPQIIQNTQAIIQACNFEYDFNTPKNKKHYTTNKHDDIALLTKLASEGMIRRYGPANAEAKARVEKELKVINDLEFSGYFLITWDIVQYSISKGFLHIGRGSGANSIIAYCLDITNICPLELDLYFERFLNVNRKTPPDFDIDWSWRERDTILEYIFNKYGRDHVAFCGTNVEFKYRSIFREVGKVFGLPKEELDELAKNPMQKHNKNEVVKMVQEYGMMLEKYPNQRSMHSCGIIISEEPITNFTALEMPPKGFPIVQFDMHVAEDIGFDKFDILSQRGIGHIDDTVKLIKENQGITVDIRDTSLSKDEKTCNELLSQGKTIGCFYIESPAMRGLLRRLKCNNYKVLVAASSIIRPGVAQSGMMKEYIFRHNHPDRFEYFHEVFKEQLGETYGIMVYQEDVIKIALHYGGLPAADGDILRRAMSGKGRSKAALQKVKDNFFDSCKKQGHPDQLSQEIYRQIESFAGYSFCKAHSASYAVESYQSLYLKTYYPIEFMTAVINNFGGFYRTEVYIHEAKMSGAKIHNPCVNKSEYQTNVYDKNIYLGFQHLKSLDSKTGELIVKERKENGPYLSLEDFIDRIPIGIEGIQILIFIGAFRFTGKPKNELLIIARLILINFKPENRNLMLLKEPVKEYKLPVLERSPFEDAFDEIELLDFPVSVTPFNLLQTRFRGDVMARDLTKHHKKTVRMLAYLISRKHVPTKRGDMYFGTWIDAEGEFFDTAHFADCLQQYPFKGGGCYLLLGQVEVDYHFPTITISKMTKMPFIPDPRYSATDEKRFQTQQQIREDVSMTQRAPYPQEHEINLPRQKMGPSV; the protein is encoded by the coding sequence ATGTACCTCAACTGCCACTCCTTCCACTCCCTCCGCTTCGGCACCATTCCACTAAACGAACTAGTGGAACAAGCAGTGCAATACGGCGTTACGGCAATGGCACTAACCGACATCAACACAGTAACAGGCATTTATGATTTTATAAAAGCTTGTGCTTTAGTAAACATTAAACCATTAGTAGGTATCGACTTCCGTAACAATGGTAAACAATTATTCATCGGACTCGCAAAAAACAGAAAAGGAATTGCAGAAATGAACCGCATAATAACAAACCATAATTTTGAAAACACACTACTTCCGGAACAAGCTCCCAATTTCGAAAATGTGTTTGTTATTTATCCATTAGATAATGTCCCGGAGGAACTCAAGGAAAACGAATTTATAGGCATTAATGCAGAGCAATTACCCAAATTGTACAATTACGTCTGGAAAAGAAGAACTCTCAAAATGGTCATACTACAATCCGTTACATATCGTACCAAAAAAGAATTCAACCTCCATAAAATACTCAGAGCAATCGACTTAAATATTATTGGTTCAAAATTGAAGGATACTGATTATTGTAAAGTATCCGAAGTCATGATACCAGTCAACAATCTTTTAGAAAAATTCACTGACTATCCTCAAATAATCCAAAATACACAAGCCATAATCCAAGCCTGTAATTTCGAATATGATTTCAATACCCCTAAAAACAAAAAACACTATACGACCAACAAACACGATGATATTGCATTACTGACTAAACTCGCATCCGAAGGAATGATACGCCGTTATGGTCCTGCCAATGCAGAAGCCAAAGCCAGAGTCGAAAAGGAATTGAAAGTAATCAACGATTTAGAATTCAGCGGCTACTTTCTCATTACCTGGGATATTGTACAATACAGTATTAGCAAAGGCTTTTTGCATATTGGTCGGGGCAGCGGTGCCAACAGTATCATTGCGTATTGTCTCGACATTACTAACATTTGTCCCTTGGAACTCGACTTGTATTTCGAGCGTTTTTTAAACGTCAATCGCAAAACGCCACCCGATTTCGATATCGATTGGTCTTGGCGCGAACGCGATACCATCTTAGAATACATTTTCAATAAGTACGGCAGAGATCATGTGGCGTTCTGTGGGACCAATGTCGAATTCAAGTACCGCTCCATTTTCCGGGAAGTAGGCAAAGTGTTTGGCTTACCCAAAGAAGAACTCGATGAATTGGCCAAAAACCCAATGCAAAAGCACAACAAAAATGAAGTGGTCAAAATGGTTCAGGAATATGGTATGATGCTCGAAAAATACCCCAATCAAAGAAGTATGCATTCCTGTGGCATCATCATTTCAGAAGAACCCATAACCAATTTCACCGCACTGGAAATGCCGCCAAAAGGATTTCCCATAGTCCAGTTTGACATGCACGTAGCGGAAGATATCGGGTTTGATAAATTCGATATCCTGAGCCAGCGGGGCATTGGCCACATCGACGATACTGTAAAGCTGATTAAAGAAAACCAAGGCATAACAGTCGATATACGGGATACTTCCCTTTCCAAAGACGAGAAAACCTGCAACGAACTCTTAAGCCAAGGCAAAACCATTGGCTGCTTCTACATTGAAAGTCCCGCCATGCGGGGTTTGCTCCGAAGATTAAAATGTAACAATTACAAAGTATTAGTGGCGGCCTCCTCCATCATCCGTCCCGGAGTAGCACAATCCGGCATGATGAAAGAATACATTTTCCGCCACAACCATCCCGACCGTTTCGAATATTTCCACGAGGTGTTTAAAGAACAATTGGGAGAAACCTATGGCATTATGGTATACCAGGAAGATGTTATCAAGATTGCGTTACACTACGGCGGTCTTCCTGCCGCCGATGGCGATATCCTACGACGAGCCATGAGTGGAAAAGGACGCTCAAAAGCAGCACTGCAAAAAGTAAAAGACAACTTTTTTGATTCCTGCAAAAAGCAAGGACATCCCGACCAGTTAAGCCAGGAAATTTACCGCCAAATTGAGTCATTTGCAGGATACTCCTTTTGCAAAGCACACTCTGCCTCCTATGCTGTCGAGAGCTACCAAAGTCTGTATTTGAAAACCTATTATCCAATAGAGTTCATGACAGCGGTAATCAACAATTTTGGTGGGTTCTACCGTACCGAAGTCTACATTCACGAAGCCAAAATGTCAGGGGCAAAAATCCACAATCCTTGCGTCAATAAAAGCGAATACCAAACCAATGTATATGACAAAAATATTTACTTAGGTTTTCAGCATCTTAAAAGCTTGGATTCTAAAACAGGAGAACTCATTGTAAAGGAACGCAAAGAAAATGGCCCGTATTTATCATTAGAAGACTTTATCGATAGAATTCCCATCGGAATTGAAGGCATCCAAATACTAATCTTCATTGGCGCTTTCCGTTTTACAGGCAAACCAAAAAATGAATTATTAATAATAGCTCGGTTAATTTTAATCAATTTCAAACCCGAAAACCGCAACCTAATGTTACTCAAGGAACCGGTTAAGGAATATAAATTACCGGTTTTAGAACGTTCACCATTCGAAGATGCTTTCGATGAAATTGAACTACTCGATTTTCCGGTCTCTGTGACACCCTTTAATCTACTCCAAACAAGATTCCGCGGCGATGTAATGGCACGGGATTTGACCAAACACCATAAAAAAACAGTACGGATGTTGGCTTACTTAATTTCTCGCAAACACGTTCCCACCAAACGAGGCGATATGTATTTCGGAACTTGGATAGATGCCGAAGGAGAATTTTTCGACACAGCCCATTTCGCCGATTGCCTACAACAATATCCTTTCAAAGGGGGTGGATGTTATTTGTTATTGGGTCAGGTAGAAGTCGATTACCACTTCCCAACCATTACCATTTCAAAAATGACCAAAATGCCATTCATTCCCGATCCTCGTTATTCAGCCACCGATGAAAAACGTTTCCAAACACAACAGCAAATCCGCGAAGACGTCAGCATGACACAACGAGCACCTTACCCTCAGGAACACGAGATTAATTTACCCCGACAAAAAATGGGGCCGAGTGTATGA
- a CDS encoding exonuclease domain-containing protein codes for MKKKEYAIVDIETTGGNASHSRITEIAIIIHNGTEVIDHWETLVNPQKEIPPAIFALTGINNEMVRSAPIFDDISEKVLEMLNDRIFVAHNVNFDYSFVRHELEKSGFKWTARKLCTVRAARKIKPGLPSYSLGRLCNSLEIPLLNAHRAGGDASATAILFTRLLEWDTEGEMSKMIKKTAQDQRLPPNLPPADFEQLPEKPGVYYFYNQEKKVIYIGKAINIKKRVATHFSGHKITPQRQQFLRDTYSISFEVCATELMALLLECSEIKKLWPIYNKALKRFEPKFGLYQYEARSGYKYLAIGKLTKFQSCIEPFNSLYEGINLLKNLAEQFGIDNRFCNYGMVNKGEIFQNADHTELPAVELHNEQVTSALDFLLNNRNTFAIVDKGRTKEEHSCIWVEKGHFYGMGYINAETGITTITELKECVTPYKSNNYIMHLIYAYAEKYPNKVIKSTAKQLEYKN; via the coding sequence ATGAAAAAAAAGGAATACGCTATAGTCGATATCGAAACCACAGGCGGCAACGCCAGTCACAGCCGCATTACCGAAATCGCCATTATCATCCATAATGGTACCGAAGTAATCGACCATTGGGAAACACTAGTCAATCCCCAAAAAGAAATACCACCAGCCATTTTTGCACTAACAGGCATCAACAATGAAATGGTACGCTCAGCCCCTATCTTCGATGACATTTCAGAAAAAGTTTTAGAGATGCTCAACGACCGAATCTTTGTAGCACATAACGTCAATTTCGATTATTCATTCGTTCGTCACGAACTCGAAAAGAGTGGTTTCAAATGGACAGCTAGAAAACTTTGTACCGTTCGTGCGGCTCGAAAAATCAAACCCGGTTTACCATCTTACAGCTTAGGCAGACTTTGTAATTCATTAGAAATTCCACTCCTAAACGCGCACCGCGCGGGAGGCGATGCATCGGCAACAGCCATCTTATTTACCCGACTGCTGGAATGGGACACCGAAGGCGAAATGTCAAAAATGATAAAAAAAACGGCACAAGACCAACGCTTACCACCTAATTTACCTCCGGCAGATTTTGAGCAATTACCAGAAAAACCGGGCGTTTATTATTTCTACAATCAAGAAAAAAAGGTAATCTATATTGGCAAGGCAATCAACATAAAGAAAAGGGTCGCTACCCATTTCAGCGGCCATAAAATCACACCACAAAGGCAACAGTTCTTGCGCGATACCTATAGCATTTCATTTGAAGTTTGTGCTACCGAACTAATGGCATTACTGCTAGAGTGTTCAGAAATTAAAAAACTATGGCCTATATACAATAAGGCGTTAAAACGTTTTGAACCCAAATTTGGTCTTTACCAATATGAAGCCCGAAGTGGTTACAAATACTTGGCCATCGGAAAGCTAACCAAATTCCAATCCTGCATCGAACCTTTCAATAGTTTGTATGAAGGTATAAATCTATTGAAGAATCTGGCGGAGCAATTCGGCATTGACAATAGGTTCTGCAATTACGGTATGGTCAATAAGGGCGAAATTTTTCAAAATGCAGACCACACTGAGTTACCCGCTGTAGAGCTACACAATGAACAAGTAACCAGCGCCCTTGATTTCTTATTAAATAACAGAAATACTTTTGCCATTGTAGACAAAGGCCGAACCAAAGAAGAGCACAGTTGCATTTGGGTCGAAAAGGGACACTTTTATGGCATGGGCTATATAAACGCTGAAACTGGTATTACCACTATCACAGAACTTAAGGAGTGTGTAACTCCGTATAAAAGCAATAATTATATTATGCATTTAATTTACGCCTACGCCGAAAAATACCCCAATAAAGTGATCAAATCAACTGCTAAACAACTGGAGTACAAAAACTAA
- a CDS encoding DUF5675 family protein, translating into MVLILTRTYFPAGTNGKLECNGKFICFTIELPWKDNLPKVSCIPEGKYFIVKRYSAKYRWHLEIVGVTNRKYILFHPANNALKELQGCIAPVTKLSGSGLGLMSRKAFRQLKALTYQALDQGERVELIIH; encoded by the coding sequence ATGGTTCTGATACTCACTAGAACTTATTTCCCCGCTGGTACTAATGGGAAGCTGGAATGTAACGGTAAGTTTATTTGTTTTACGATTGAACTGCCGTGGAAGGATAACTTACCCAAAGTTTCCTGTATACCGGAGGGGAAATATTTTATTGTAAAGCGATACAGTGCCAAGTATCGATGGCATTTGGAGATTGTGGGAGTTACTAACAGAAAATATATACTGTTTCATCCTGCTAACAATGCCCTTAAGGAATTGCAAGGCTGTATTGCTCCTGTAACGAAACTTTCGGGTTCGGGTTTGGGGTTGATGTCGAGAAAAGCTTTTAGGCAACTCAAGGCGTTAACTTATCAAGCCCTTGACCAAGGAGAAAGGGTAGAATTAATAATTCATTAA
- a CDS encoding Fic family protein codes for MPKTRLFISSVQAEFAEERQMIFEYILSDPLLGRFFDPFLFERLPAIDQRTDAIYLLEVQQCDVYLGLLGTQYGFEDAAGVSPTEREFDHATLHHKTRLIFLTSHSTRERHDKENAFIQKAQQVLIRKRFTTIDELKAAVYAALVNYLIEKELIRVGPFDAATDASASITDIDENKVREFVQVARAKRGFKLQETASIEEILVHLNLMKDAKLTHAALLLFGKEPQRFFINSEVRCVHFHGTIVEKPIPSYKVFKGDVFELVDQAVDFVLSKLDYSVGTRKENIEIPGKYEIPKEIVAEAIVNAIAHRDYTHNGSVQVMLFSDRLEVINPGALPLGWTIEKLKGLHTSVPANPLLAEPMYLKGYIERLGTGTADMVRIAKENNLPEPNFEQQEAFKAILYRPSTDQVPTKYPSSTDQVPQEYRSTSVEVRNLLKVMEGEMSRKEIQQALELKHEGNFRENYLEPALAAGVITMKYPDSPNHPKQRYLLTAKGNAVKRQL; via the coding sequence ATGCCTAAAACAAGACTATTTATAAGCAGTGTACAAGCAGAATTTGCTGAAGAAAGACAGATGATTTTCGAATATATTTTGTCGGATCCTTTGTTGGGGAGGTTCTTTGATCCTTTTTTGTTTGAACGATTACCTGCCATTGATCAAAGAACTGATGCTATTTATCTGCTTGAAGTGCAACAATGTGATGTTTATTTAGGTTTGTTGGGCACGCAATATGGTTTTGAAGATGCAGCAGGCGTTTCACCCACCGAACGTGAATTTGACCACGCTACACTACATCATAAAACCAGATTGATTTTCTTAACCAGTCATAGTACCCGGGAACGACATGATAAAGAAAATGCCTTTATTCAAAAAGCACAACAGGTTTTAATCAGAAAACGATTTACTACTATTGATGAATTAAAAGCTGCTGTTTATGCCGCTTTAGTTAATTACCTTATCGAAAAAGAGTTAATACGAGTTGGTCCTTTTGACGCTGCCACAGATGCAAGCGCAAGTATTACTGATATAGACGAAAACAAAGTACGTGAATTTGTTCAAGTAGCCAGAGCTAAAAGAGGGTTTAAATTACAGGAAACCGCTTCGATTGAAGAAATTTTGGTCCATTTAAACCTAATGAAAGACGCAAAACTAACCCATGCGGCTTTGTTACTCTTTGGTAAAGAGCCACAGCGTTTCTTTATTAATTCGGAGGTGCGTTGTGTACATTTTCACGGAACTATTGTAGAGAAACCCATTCCATCCTACAAAGTGTTCAAAGGCGATGTATTTGAACTGGTGGATCAAGCAGTTGATTTTGTACTTTCAAAATTAGATTACTCTGTTGGTACTCGGAAAGAAAATATTGAAATTCCCGGAAAATATGAAATCCCCAAAGAAATCGTAGCCGAAGCCATTGTCAATGCGATTGCCCATAGAGATTATACTCATAACGGCAGTGTGCAAGTTATGTTATTTAGTGATCGCTTAGAGGTGATTAATCCCGGCGCTTTACCTTTGGGTTGGACGATTGAAAAGCTTAAAGGGCTACACACCTCGGTACCTGCCAATCCTTTATTGGCAGAACCTATGTATCTGAAAGGATATATAGAACGCTTGGGTACAGGAACGGCTGATATGGTAAGAATTGCTAAAGAAAACAATCTTCCGGAACCAAATTTTGAGCAACAAGAAGCGTTCAAGGCTATTCTTTACCGACCAAGTACCGACCAAGTACCGACCAAGTACCCATCAAGTACCGACCAAGTACCGCAGGAGTACCGTAGTACTTCCGTAGAAGTTCGAAATTTGTTAAAAGTAATGGAAGGAGAAATGAGTAGGAAAGAAATACAACAGGCTCTGGAATTAAAACACGAGGGGAATTTCAGAGAAAATTATTTGGAGCCGGCTTTGGCTGCAGGAGTAATTACCATGAAATACCCGGATAGTCCAAACCATCCGAAACAGAGGTACCTACTTACAGCAAAAGGGAATGCTGTAAAGAGACAACTATAA
- a CDS encoding endonuclease/exonuclease/phosphatase family protein → MKILTWNIQRPKKAKRLILDKLAQYNADIVVLTETNIIITPGKEYNAIATESLPKGHDGIAYQAGENRTTIWTKYKIVLQHKTYDAFTSVCAQIETPDGLLNVYATIIGVFGGMGERFKSDLGNQLLDFEKLSHENSLCIVGDLNVTFSGRAYPSHDARNKLNNAFEKGNLKNLTSEIENNVDQIVLSKDFIKNKKVTLETWNHDKQLSDHIGICLTLS, encoded by the coding sequence ATGAAAATCCTAACTTGGAATATACAAAGACCCAAAAAAGCAAAGCGTTTAATTCTGGACAAACTAGCCCAATATAACGCTGATATCGTAGTCTTAACTGAAACAAATATTATTATTACCCCCGGCAAAGAATACAATGCTATAGCCACAGAATCATTACCAAAAGGTCATGATGGTATTGCATATCAAGCAGGAGAAAACAGGACTACCATTTGGACCAAATATAAAATAGTATTGCAGCACAAAACGTATGATGCTTTTACTTCAGTTTGCGCTCAAATTGAAACCCCTGATGGCCTATTAAATGTTTATGCTACTATCATAGGCGTTTTTGGAGGAATGGGAGAACGCTTCAAAAGTGATTTAGGAAACCAACTTTTAGACTTTGAAAAGCTATCCCACGAAAACTCTCTTTGTATCGTTGGCGATTTAAACGTTACTTTTTCAGGAAGGGCTTATCCAAGTCACGATGCAAGAAATAAATTAAACAACGCTTTTGAAAAAGGCAACCTTAAAAACCTGACTTCAGAAATTGAAAACAATGTTGACCAAATTGTATTGAGTAAAGACTTTATTAAAAATAAAAAAGTGACACTTGAGACTTGGAATCATGATAAACAGTTAAGTGACCATATTGGAATTTGCTTGACCTTGTCATAA